TTGCAGTTCGAGTTTCCGCAAGTCCCGCCGGCGAAACAGTTTGAAGCTGAAATTGACATCGCGAAACTTCATCTTCAACAGCAGCCGCAAGATCAAGCGGTATCCCCAGGTAAAAAGTTTGCGCCGCAACGCTTCCCGATCGCGGTTCAGGCGGTAGCCGATGACCACGTCGCAGCGATCGGTCAGCGCCAACGCGCGATCGATGTCCTCGTAATCGATCGGGCAATCGCCGTCGGTATAAAAAACATATTCCTTCGTCGCCGCCGCGAGCCCGGCCTTGAGCGCGCCGGCGTAGCGCGTGTTGCGCGGCATCGTCACGATCTTCACCCGCCGGTCGTACGCTTGCCAGGAACGCGCCTTGACGGGCGTCTGGTCGGTGCTGGCGTCGTCCACCGCGATAATTTCAAAATCGGCAAACCGCGCCCGCAGGTATGCCAGCGCGGCGTTGAGGGAGGCGTCGATGTTGTCCTCCTCGTTGTAAAAGGGAATCACCACGGACAAACAAGACTTCAATGGTTTGGCAATCAGTTGCATGATTTCACTCCAATCATTTCATTCCATCCAGGCGTTGAAACAAAAATGGCGCCAACTTTGATCCGGCGCCTCGGCCAGAAACGAAATTTCCGCCTCCTTTCCCCGCCACCGCGGCGGAATCGATACCTCGAAATCACGCCATCCGCCCCGATTGGCGGCCGTGACGCGGTAAATCTCCTCGCCGCCGACGCGGATCGAGAAATCGACCGAACCCTTTTTCATCTTCACGGCCAGGTCGGTGAAGCCGAAGTAGCCGCGCAGCCGCGCGCGCACCGGCAACGGGCCGTACACCAGGTGGCGTTTTGCGCCGGTCAGCGGGTGCAGCCAGATCGCCGGACGCAAATCCCGGCCGCTCTTTTGCCGGGTCAATGCCGCCGCGTCCCACAGGTCGGCACTGCAATAAAGGCGGCGGTACAGCACCCCCTCGGCGAAAAAGCCCTTTTCCTCGTTGCGCAGCCAGCGAAACGACTCGTCCGGTCCGGCGCACGCGGCGCGGTTGCCATCCGGCGTCTCGACGAAAACGCGCGCCTCGTCGAATCGTTCGCGAAAAGCGTACGGTTCCGCCTCCCGAACCTTCAGCGTTTGCGGACTCCGCGCGATCACCGCCGCTACCGCCACCGGGAATTTCGCCTTGCCGAACGGACCGACCCGAATCGTCACCGGACGCCGCTCGCCCGCGAAGGCGCTCGTGTCCACCTCGGTCCGACGCCAACCGGGGGCGTATTTGAGCGGCGCGGCAAACAAAACCTCATCCCCGACGAGAAATTCCACTTGCGGGATGTCATGCGGCTGAAAAAGCGCCTGGAAGGCCGAATCGACGATGCCGAAAGCCAACCGGACGCTCTCGCCGAGCAAGAGATCGTCGAAAGTCGCCGCGACGCCGCCGGCCCGGCCTGGTTCGAAAACCAGCGCCCGGCGATATTCGCCCAGGCTACGAACGTTGCCGGCGCCGACCGAAGCGCCCTGCGACGAACGGTATCCTTCATGGATCGAGGTGCTGGCCTGAAGCACGCCGATCCAATTGGTGGCATTGACCGGTTTGGAATCGGACTTGCTCGAGGAGACCCGGGCCTCGATCAGGCGATCGACGAGATTTTCCTCGGCGGGTTGCGACGGTTGAAAGTTCAGACCTTCGCCTTCCGCCGGCCGCGCGAAGGCCGGCCGTCCCAGGTCGTCGAACGTCACCGGAACCACGTCGCAGCGCGGCGGCTCGCCGGCGGGAAAACGCAGCCGCACGACGAATCCGCGGCTGCTCGCCCAACCGTTGCCGACCGGCGGCGTCAGAAAAACGCCCGGCGAATGAAGAATCAGGCCGTTTCGGTAGGTTTCGATCTCCCGCGCCACGCGGCCGCCCGCGCCGACGACGACATCCGCCCCCAGGTCGATCGCCCGCCGGGCCAGCATCTGATCCTCGCGCCCGACACACCGGTCGTGATTGATTTTCTGCGGCAGCAAAACCAGCAAACGGTCGCCGTCGCCGGCCTGTTGCCGGGCCTCGCGCACCGCTTGTTCCAGGTCGGCGAGCCCCGCTTCTTTTTTGCGGCGATGGTGCGGCTTCTCCAGCGAAACGGCCTGCCCGAGGTTGAGCACCACCAGCCGGCGATCGCGTAGCGGCAAAATACCCGGCTTGGCCTTGGCCAGTTCGGCGGCGGCCGGAAACGCCTGCAAACCGGCGGCGTCGAACGGCACCCGCGGATCGCCTTCGGGATTGCGGATCGGCAACAACGCCACCGCGTCGATCCCCGCTTGTTTGAGTCGCCCGAGCACCGCGACGTTCGTTTCCCGCGCCGGGAGAGCGGGATGTCCGAACAACCGCCGCACCCAGTTGTCGCGCCCCGGAGCGAGGCTTTCGTAAAGCGCCAGGGTCAGGTCGGCCTGCCGCAGCAATCCCTGGAGGCGCGCGAACGGATCCTGCCAGGTGCGATCGTCCTGCCACGGATAACCGCCCGAACCGATCACCCCGGTCAGCAACAGCGAGGGATCGTCCGTCGGCGGCAAGTCGAATGAACGCGGCAAGTCGCTTTGCAGGACCCGGACTTCGACCTTTTCCCGCACCTTGGTCGTGAAAAATTCCTGTGGGTGGACGTGGCTTTTCAGGTGGGCGTTGATCGCGCCGAAATAGCGACCCGGCCCGGCTACCAGGAAGGTCCGTTGGCCGCGCGCCAGAACCCGATCCAGTTCGTCCGGCGACGAAATATCCACCGCGTCCGGGTCGCCGCCGTATCCGGCGAAGGTCCATTTGAAAAAATCGGGAAAAACCGCCGTCGGCTCGCCGGGCGCACGGCGATCGCGGATGTACTCGCCGGCCGCGCGCCAATCGGTGGACGGCGTGAAGTGCCGCTCCGCCGCCGCCAGGGTCGGCAGCGCGACCAGCAACGCGAGCGGCGCCCAGCCCCAAATCGCCCGCAGCCGCGCGGCCGGCATGGCGAGGCAGGCG
This sequence is a window from Myxococcales bacterium. Protein-coding genes within it:
- a CDS encoding glycosyltransferase; its protein translation is MQLIAKPLKSCLSVVIPFYNEEDNIDASLNAALAYLRARFADFEIIAVDDASTDQTPVKARSWQAYDRRVKIVTMPRNTRYAGALKAGLAAATKEYVFYTDGDCPIDYEDIDRALALTDRCDVVIGYRLNRDREALRRKLFTWGYRLILRLLLKMKFRDVNFSFKLFRRRDLRKLELQSTGSFIDAEILYRLQRMGCRIREIPVQYHSRRGGRSTLASLAIIRRVLREMAVFWRQNRPRRTSPLTEGRAALG